Within Limanda limanda chromosome 1, fLimLim1.1, whole genome shotgun sequence, the genomic segment CAGGTGGAGCTTGTGCAGGAGGTCCTTGTAGAGGCCGGAGTCCTTGTGGACCGTGTGGTACTGGCTGTAACCGTTATTTGGCAACTGTGCTGGTCTGTTGAACTGGGCCTGATTGCGTTCAGCGTTTGTTGAACCATTGCTGAGCTGAGTTTGCTGGTTGTGAACCTGGACTTGAGTGTTATCCTGAACCTGTTTAAGGGCTTAATAAAAGAGTAAAAGATGAGTTAAAGcgtgttcagtgtgtgtcacTTCATATAAGTTTTATTGGTTAGGGTTTTAATTACATATGAATGTACCAACAATGTTTCTTGGCAAACATACCCCCATTGGAAATGCTGTCGTCGTTGTCATCAGAATCTCCGATGTCAAATGCCACCCTGCGCTCCTTATTATTGTCGACATCGTCAGAATCTCCAATGTTAAAAGCCACCCTGCGCTCCTCAGAGGGCGCTGGGGGTTCCTCAATGGCGTTTTGATTAACAGCCGGGGTGATAGGCCTCGATGTCTCCATGGCAGTCTGTTTCAGGATTGGACATTGGGCCTCTGTCAGCTCTCTCTTCTCCATCAGGGGGCTCTCAGAGGGGCTAGAGTTCTTCATATCTCCTAATAGGGGAGGAGTAGGGAATGAGATATTATTGGCTTGTGTCcgaacacatacatacacagcacatgtgtttcctttcaACCTAAAGCTGAGGTGAGTTGTGAGAATTGCATAACCAGAGTCAAAAACCTTTTGTCCTAAAATTGCAACGTTAGCCAGGTTAGGCGAGCGCCTGTGTTCACAGGATCAGATAAATGGATCATGACCTTACAAGATCACATATTTACACAACCGCCAGCAGCTTGACTTATGAAAGACGATGAGATATCTCATATAACATTCGTTTGGGGTTTTTAAGCGAATCAGATACTCAGTGTAGTAGTCTTTCTCAGCCGATCACACTGTGTCATGTTAAGTGGTCAGAGCCCGAGATGTCTTCTGCCTGGGCCATCTCCTATTAAACGCACAGCGAGTCACCACCTTAAGTCCACCTATGCTTATTTTAGTCAAGGAGGTAAAGACCAATTAGAGGATCACTATGACCCAATTAGGCTGCTTGTCTACCGGACGTAGTGATCTAAATGGACCATGCTCTACAGATAACCCTGCTGTTTCTCTGTTAGTATAAGAACACATGACAGGTAAAGTCAATATTTATCAAAGAATATGTTAAGGATTCTGACTGGTGGAAGAGTCAGATTCGTCTCTGTGACAGAAAACTGGTTAATCCACATGGCCCGGAGATTATATACAGTTCTGTAACATTAAATAGAAAACTACATTTGTGGAACTATGACTGGTCAGCTGTTTATTAATGACCATTTAAGGTAATCTATGTTTCTTCTGCATTTGTATTCATTAAACCTTTTATGactcaaaaaaaataaaatacccCGTTAACAATAGAGGGAAGTACAACACATTCACTAAGGTCTAAACTGAAAAGTGCTTTCCCTCAACACCAGTGGCgaaaaaaattcaaatgaaaactctctactttttactttaatcCAGGATTATACGACAAAACTAGTGATAATATTTTCAGATGACAAAGTATCCCTGAGCTCCATTTGCTGGATTAATGATCCCTCTGTGTGAATAGCTTCAGGTTACATGTGCAGGGCAAAAATCCCTCAATTGTCTATTGGTTTAAGAGAGGAAACCCATCATTTCAGTGGTCAACAGAAACTGGTGACCACTGCGATTTGAAAACGGAGGTATGCGGTTGCcctaaaatgtcaaatgttacGTGTCACTTACGTTCAATCTTCTTCTTGAGGTAAGGGCACACAATGAACCAGACCACAAGGCCAGTGAGCACGGAGGCGCCCAATGAGATGAGCAGGACGACCCACCAAGGCATTTCTTCCAATCCCAGCACTGAAGGACCGCCATGTGCCATGGATAgaatcagacaaacacacacgcagagagaaaagcaaatttaaaaaacaaggcAGCAGGTGCTACCTTACAGACCTAAGAAACTAAAGTTTATAAATGTGCAGTTTAATAAAACTATAGAATGTATGGCTGATATTTACAAGTCAATGTGAAGCCTTATTCTAATAAACATAATGGCACAACTGGATGTAAATGAAGACGTAAAGCATAAGAATTAAATGCAGTATAATGACACTGAACCAGGAGTGACATCTTTTGACATTACATGATTGGCTGCCAGCATTGACTCTTTGTGCCACGTCCTAGTTAAATACAGAAAGCATGAGTACCCCTAGATTTGAACAGTTATGCAACACCTTATAGGTGAAAGAGCAAAAAGTCACAATGACCCCCGGCTGCCCCACTAACAACTGCACATGGACAATGAGTTCCTAAAAAGGCAACATCAGGGAGAAAAGGGGAAGAGAACAGGGGCAGTCATAAACCGGAGCCGTTTTCTATAGCAATAAACGGCACCTTCTTGCCAAGACTGCAGCAAAGCTAGTGTAGCAGAGGTAGAAGCAATGCAGCACATGCTGAGAGAAAGCAACTACTTAAATTACCCTGGGGACACGGTCTTCTTTGTCATACAGAGTATACCATACAGCAGCGTGGTTaggagaaaacaaaagaggagctgctgaaaATTCCAGCAAGACCCCTGCTGAGCTGACCTTGGCCATGCATAACAGAaaaaacatgtctactacaaTGGGACTGTTTGAGAAGCTTAAGATAAACAAAAGGAAATGAGGGCCATGGCTTAAGCGATAAGTGTCTGGTCTGCCATGCTCAGTTGAGGGCAGAGTCCACAGTGCATTCTCTCCACTGAGTCACGCTGCAGCACGAGACTGCGGAGCACCTAACTGATGTTTATTTAGTTATGCAATAGCTCACTCCCTTCAGGAGAGGATAGGCATAGGAGGAAAAACTGGAAGGTGACCTAAGAGCTGAGGCTTTGGCCTTCACTGGAGTGCATCAGCACACATGTAGGGAGACGGCCAGAGACAGGTGTAGTTTGGTTGAACACTACTTGTCGTTGAAGTAAATCCCAAGGAGGACCACTATGTTAAGGGAACAAAGGCctgaaaatgacaaatacaCCCGACTGAAACTCTTTGCCACTGTGACTTGTTTGTGGGGAACgtcttacaaaataaaataaatccagaACCTAGGCTAGGTCTGACTAACACTCCCACATAAAGGGTTGATATATACCACAGCCATGTAGTGGGATGAATTGGTCTGCACAGGAAATGTAATTTAACCACGTTCCGCACCCCTCCCTGAAACCTCTGTATCCCATCGCCTACATTACACAAtaacatgtttgttgtttttttattccccCTGTTCTAATATGTACAGCTTTCCTCTAACCTCAATAACAATGACAGTTAAAGTGACAGTTTATGATTCACTTGGCAGGGAGCCTCTAACTATTTGTCTTGAACCAAGATGAGCATTTACCTTGGGTAGTAAGATTAAGTGCCAGCTACACTAAATAAAAAGGTTCTGAAAGGATCTGTAAGCTGTAAATTAAAGTATTTTCTCAGGATACCAGGTGACAAAAGCAGCCTCTGCGGGCGGCCAGGATTCGGTTTCAAGACCATGTCTCGGGTTAAATGGAGACGGTCATGTGAGTATTAGTTACATTGCTGATTGTTTGATGTCCCCAGAGCAACCAACGCCATCGGGTGTTTGTTCTTTTAAAGAGTTACCCAGGCAGAAAATTGGTATCCAGCTTAACACATTGAAATTTGTCAATGGTGTGAATGGGTCAAACTGTAGAGTCACCATGACATTCAGCTCTATGAAACAAACAGGGGCATGTTGAGACAGTAAATAGGCACGCATTCGCCTCTATGACACATCTCTGTGAAGGCAGATGTTTTATCTCTGGGATGACTAGAAGTGTGACTTCATACTGATTTAGGAAGCTGTAGATCTTCATATTCAGGTGATGGACATTTTGAAGGGGCTCACAATAAGATCATAATTCTAATTCAGGATTTTTTCACTTTACAATGCCTGGGGCTGCAGTGGAGTGACAGCAGCTGAGTGTTTTATAAGGTGCGAAGGACCCAGGTCACACTAAACCTCATTCGCATAGGGTCAACAGCTGACCCTCAAATTCTTTGGCCCAATACTGGATGAGGTCTCTGGCACTGCTGTAAGTATATTGAGTATTGGAATGTGCTGTGGGATGCCTGGTGTCCAATCGCACCACTATGATAGGATGTGGACCACGGAGAACACTGAGTCCCATCAGAGGAAGTAAAACATACTGTTCTCGGTTAGCTGAAGATACTGCATAAGAGTGCATATATCAGCAATACACAGCAACAATGAGCTGTTGTTGTCCTGAGTATTAAAAACCAGGCCATCAAATAAACAAGGGCTGTCTGATTTTGAAGAATATTCTTTGAAAAagtatttcaaaacaaaaatgttttaaaaaacatttgctgtGTTACTTTGTGATGATGAATCATTAGGAGGCTGATGGTGCAGTAATTGTTGGGGGATGTGTTAAATTGGCTTCACTTATTGAGACTATGTTTTGATGTAACAGACAGTGGTTTGTTAATGGGTCTAAATGTGATCCTCGAGAACAGTACGTTGAGGTGTCAGGGACTTCACACAACTGTACAGAATGTGCCTCGCTAAGCCAGGTTATGGGCTATGCTGGAACAGCAAGTGATCTCCTTTTTGAGTGCGCTGATGTGCGTGCACACATCAGCGCACCATATCTGGTCAAACTCTGGCCTGTAGCAGCCATTTACTGACCCAGGCCAGCTAACATCTTGAACTGTTAGGTCCtgtagagagaaaaacaaacaaaaggtgCAAAAGTTGCTAGTTtagaaaaaaattgtttaaggAGGACAAATATTCAGAGCATTACTATGCTTATTCTGAGCAGCAGTACAACTACTGGCAGCAGACAACTAAGAACAATTCAAATACCCGGTTAACTCTTGACATCACTGTCTGTGCCCttcagagatggaggaggaaaagaagtaAAGTGAAATCTTATTTCCAGCTCCCTGTTGTGCTCTGCTCTTAAAACTTTATTGCAGATATGACCCACATACAACCACAAGCAAGACAGTCggaaaaaacatgttaaaataaacacagcttCGGTGAAAATGGTAAACACAGCCTGGTTCGGTCTGGAATACGTGTGGGCCTCCGGCTGTCTGCGGCAGCAGTTTATTTTAAGCTGTGACTGCGGGCAGGCATGCAGAGCAAAATGACTGAAACAATGATACTCACTCGGAGCTCCAGTGTACATGATGGAGAACACGTTGATTCCCAGAGTCACGCCATAGAAGACAGGCAGGGCCTTCAGTCCATTAGGCACAGGGTCTTTCTACAGAAACAAAGCCAAGCCCAATATCAGATATAAAACTGCATCAACCAAACCGGCCAATTCTGTTAGGTGTTTTATTTACTACTGTGCCCTTGTGATGCCATTCTCTGTAACCTAAGATGAGGATAAGGAACTGCATCACAGAACAGAAGCTGTATTTTTTGCCTGGTTACAAACATTTCCAAATTTCATTTTGAGTGTAGGATAAAATTAAAGTGTTGAAActgacatgttgcctcctggaaGGTTATCGTTTTACTCATTCAAATACACGTATTATTTAGAAGGTGATGTGCTTACCTTGTGTAGGATGAAGACGCGCACAAAGTAGAAAACGACCCCTGACATTATACCAGACAAAAGGGGACTCAGGAACCATGAAGCAACTGCAAATTAAAAGAAAGTACAGCAAGTCAGTAAGATCCCCTTATTAAATCCCCTCTCATTAGTGGTAATCTGACTGTAAACTAAAATTATGTTGTTTGAAAATTATCTCCTGGGAACTGCAATATCATATCTTTTTGGGGAAATTCAATACCTATTAGGAAGCAGTTATTTCAGGTGGGGTCTAAACAGGTTATCCTAACTCAACTTTGCCATTTAGACATACTTTGGCTATTTTGGCAATTCAGCTTCTTGACCCAGGTGAGTCAAGGGCAATCAACACTTCATTCAAATACTAAATACGGGTTTTTCCTGTGATCTGAATGTAAAATTTAACCGAAGAGAATGATGTCAGCATTATTTTGTGATCTTTCTAACAGTCCTGGTTTACGACTTGGGAATATGAAAAATACTGCACAACAAGAATAAAGTTTCAACTTTAAATGTGCATCCGTATAGTGCCATTCACAAAGTTATGTCAAATTATTGCACGTTCAATGACAGATGTCTCTACCTCTAACGATTTAGCCATGGGCAAACAACTCCTATTCATAACATTATTGAATTGTTGGCCTAGATATAAACTCTTTGCACACAATATAACACTTGTTAATGATTAACAATAAAACTGGTGATTAAGCGCTGTCTGTTTTAATAAAGCCTATGAGACAATTCAACCTAACAACTAGTTTTGACTTTCTAGGTCATGTGGTTTCCGTGTCACACTTACCGATACGGACGAGTTCCATCCACTTGACTCCCTGCTGGCCTTTGGCAACCAGTGAATAGCCAATAGTAGCACCAACAATACAGTGTGTTCCAGAGATGGGTAGCTTAAGGAAGGAGGCGGCCAGCTGCCACACAGCAGAACCTAATGAGAATGAATAATTTGATCACATTAGACTTGACAGGCTGGCGTGATCTTGCCACTTCATACACTTTTATaggctttaaaaaaagacacattaaaaaaaggCTCACAGCAACATAATATAAACTAATACAACTAAAGCTCAATTTcaaaaaacattaacaacagCTGGAATCTGATATTGTAAGCGAATTACTTGTGGCATTTTAGTTTAAGATCAATTCTCCGCATTCTGCTAAACCCTAGGTGCCTCTGCTTGCAGGGATCAGTGACATTCAGCTGAAGATACTCACCAACCATGGCACTGACAGATCCAGCCATTAACACATGCGCTTCGGAGGCATTGTAAACGTTCAAGTCGATGATGCCCTTCCGGATGGTTTCGCTCACTTTGGCCCCAAGTAGCACAGAGCCCAGGGTCTCGAACACTGTGGCCAGAATGCAAGCCTGTCGCAAGGTCACCACCCCAGAGCCGACAGCTGTGCCAAAGGAGTTGGCAACATCATTTGCTCCCACGGAAAAGGCTAAGACGAAGGCGATGATGAAGCCGACAATCAGCAGCCACATGTACTCAGTCAGAGGAGTGTGAACTACCACGGCTGCAGTTGTGGCCAGTATCACTGACATTGCAGTTGTTGAAACCATGATTGCAGGCTTATAAAGAATTAATTCACTATCTTAAAGGGATTGAatgtcaaaaataaattaatacaataCTATTTCTAGACAGCAGCTAATAAAATAAAGAGGTAATCagtcaaaataaatgatttgcTTCTCTTCAGGTTCACCCGTCTTACACGGGGTGATTCTGAGATTTAGCAGTGCAAACCTGTAAACAGTATACCTGGGACTGACCAGACAACAACTAAGGTAAAGAGTTGTGATGAGGGCGTATTGTTATCCTGAAAT encodes:
- the slc20a1b gene encoding sodium-dependent phosphate transporter 1-B, yielding MVSTTAMSVILATTAAVVVHTPLTEYMWLLIVGFIIAFVLAFSVGANDVANSFGTAVGSGVVTLRQACILATVFETLGSVLLGAKVSETIRKGIIDLNVYNASEAHVLMAGSVSAMVGSAVWQLAASFLKLPISGTHCIVGATIGYSLVAKGQQGVKWMELVRIVASWFLSPLLSGIMSGVVFYFVRVFILHKKDPVPNGLKALPVFYGVTLGINVFSIMYTGAPMLGLEEMPWWVVLLISLGASVLTGLVVWFIVCPYLKKKIERDMKNSSPSESPLMEKRELTEAQCPILKQTAMETSRPITPAVNQNAIEEPPAPSEERRVAFNIGDSDDVDNNKERRVAFDIGDSDDNDDSISNGALKQVQDNTQVQVHNQQTQLSNGSTNAERNQAQFNRPAQLPNNGYSQYHTVHKDSGLYKDLLHKLHLAKVGDCMGEGNDRPIRRNNSYTSYTMAIIGMHGEFKHKEADFRATEDGDKAPVSGGQERKRIRMDSYTSYCNAVAEHTTPEGLGESEVTVEIGKEDAGSSQSSLDDDGLEADKPAVSTLFQFLQILTACFGSFAHGGNDVSNAIGPLVALWLVYQTSSVNTDLDTPIWLLLYGGVGICAGLWVWGRRVIQTMGKDLTPITPSSGFSIELASAVTVVVASNIGLPVSTTHCKVGSVVAVGWLRSRKAVDWRLFRNIFVAWFVTVPISGLISAAIMAIFVYGIL